Proteins found in one Clostridia bacterium genomic segment:
- a CDS encoding HD-GYP domain-containing protein, producing the protein MPENSNRLCISYMFSLIAAAVILVATNSALEIPIGSAAVFVALLWASSLSVINLHSTVVVMVLPVMMISVMKYDAGTTALVAAIGSLSLQEYRILVECNPAGLAVLKMVCNRAIIALCALASYAVFHLVWPYLAPDFSSIRFLLAAIASGLAWVLVSGVTVNLHVMLSQPQFRFRLDPGVVFASLNSVLPSALMGLMAAALYEYGGLIAYILTEAFFISNKNYTQRALVKQENAEQINVALARIIDSKDHYTGGHSERVAMLARRLAEAYHLSRGEVEEIEYVARLHDIGKVNLSDQILTKTKSLSPEEFDEIRKHPAWGAELIRGMEKIYGDKDYRAILEHHERYDGGGYPDGKRAEEISLWARILAICDAYDAMTTERVYRPAVPKDVACAEIGRCAGTQFDPKLATLFLSKVQGW; encoded by the coding sequence GTGCCCGAGAATAGCAACAGGCTATGTATCTCATACATGTTCAGCCTTATCGCAGCAGCTGTGATTCTAGTCGCAACGAACTCGGCTTTGGAGATTCCTATCGGATCCGCCGCGGTGTTCGTCGCCCTCCTGTGGGCATCGTCACTGTCTGTGATCAACCTCCACAGTACTGTTGTGGTCATGGTGCTTCCAGTGATGATGATCTCAGTCATGAAGTACGATGCGGGCACTACTGCGCTTGTCGCAGCTATAGGAAGTTTGAGCCTTCAGGAGTACAGGATACTGGTCGAGTGCAATCCTGCGGGGCTAGCTGTGCTGAAGATGGTGTGCAACCGAGCGATCATAGCCCTGTGCGCTCTCGCATCCTACGCCGTGTTCCACCTCGTTTGGCCGTATCTTGCACCAGATTTCTCCAGCATCAGGTTTCTGCTCGCCGCTATCGCTTCTGGTCTCGCCTGGGTGCTTGTGTCTGGCGTCACGGTCAATCTCCACGTGATGCTTTCACAGCCGCAGTTCAGGTTCAGGCTGGATCCAGGCGTGGTGTTCGCATCATTGAACTCAGTGCTTCCGTCGGCTCTGATGGGCCTCATGGCCGCAGCGCTTTACGAGTACGGCGGGCTCATTGCGTACATTCTAACTGAGGCATTCTTCATCTCCAACAAGAATTACACTCAGCGCGCCCTCGTGAAGCAGGAGAACGCGGAGCAGATCAATGTGGCCTTGGCACGGATCATCGATTCCAAGGATCACTACACCGGAGGTCACTCCGAACGGGTTGCCATGCTTGCGAGGCGCCTCGCGGAGGCTTATCATCTCTCTAGAGGCGAGGTTGAGGAGATAGAGTACGTGGCCAGGCTCCATGACATCGGAAAGGTGAACCTCTCGGATCAGATCCTAACCAAGACGAAGTCGCTTTCACCTGAGGAGTTCGACGAGATTCGCAAACACCCAGCCTGGGGCGCTGAACTCATCCGAGGTATGGAGAAGATATATGGCGACAAAGACTATCGCGCGATACTCGAGCATCACGAGAGATACGATGGAGGCGGGTATCCAGATGGCAAGAGAGCCGAAGAGATATCCCTCTGGGCGCGCATTCTGGCGATATGCGATGCGTATGACGCGATGACTACTGAGAGGGTCTACCGGCCTGCTGTTCCCAA